AAAATACTAATGTCGAAGAGATAAAGAAGAAGAGTCTCGAAATTTGTAAAGAATTCACTCTTACTTGTGATTTTACCACAGCAAAATTAGCAGGTGGTGTTAAAGGTGAGAGACTCAACTAAGGCTGTAAAAGAGTATATTGAAGACTCAACTAAGGCAATAACTACGCCAATTTATCAAACAGTAGCATTTATGTTTCCTGAAGGAGAGAAATTTAGGTATTCTAGAGAATCTAATCCAACAACCTTAGAATTGGGGAAGAAAATTGCCGAGCTTGAAGGAGCTGAAATTGGTATTGCTTTCTCTTCAGGAATGGGAGCAATTACTACAACACTATTAAGCCTTCTCTCTCCAGGAAAATCATTACTAGTAACAATGGATATGTTCGGTAGGAGTTTGCGTTTTTGTAAAGACTTCTTATCAAACTGGGGAGTTAAAGTAACTATTAGTAAACCAGGGAATGAGAACTTACTTGAGTTAGCTAAAAATCATTTTGATGTAATATTCATAGAGAATATAACTAATCCGTTACTTCGCGTTATTAATTTACCAGAAATTTCAAAGATCGCTAAGGAAAATAATAGCCTCTTAGTTGTTGATTCAACTTTTGCAACTCCTATAAACCAAAAGCCCATAGAGTTTGGAGCTGATATTGTTATACACAGCGCATCTAAATTCATTGCAGGACATAACGACGTGATAGCCGGACTTTCAGCAGGTAAAGAGGAACTTATGAAAAACGTCGACCTAATGAGGAGAACTATGGGAACCTCTCTTGAACCTTTCCCTGCATACTTGGTAATAAGAGGTATGAAAACGCTCAAAGTGAGAATGGATGTTATAAATAGGAATGCGGAACAGATTGCAGAATTTTTAGAAGATCATCCTAAAGTTACTAGAGTTTACTATCCAGGGTTAAAATCTCATCCTGATAATGAGATAGCCAGAAAAGTTCTCAAAGGTTTTGGCGGAGTAGTAAGCTTTGAGGTTAGGGGAGGCAAGGAAGAGGCTATCAAAGTTATGAATTCTACTAAAGTTATAATCCCTGCACAAAGTTTGGGAGGAGTCAACTCATTAATTTCACATCCACCCACAATGAGCCATAGAACTTTAACAGCGGAGGAGAGGAAGATAATAGGTATTAATGATTCATTACTGAGATTATCTGTAGGGATAGAAGACGTTGAGGATTTAATTGAGGATTTAGACCAAGCTTTAGGCAAAATTTGAATTAATTTTTAATCTAAATTACTGCCTTTATCTCTCTTTTTAATTCATCTTCTAGCATTGCTTTTATTTCAATTCTATGAACTCTGGTCAAATGTAGAAATAATCCTCTTTTAGTAAAAGGGCCTTTATTACAAAGCTTACAGTAGAGTAAATGATTTTGTTCATAAGATAACCAAAATGATACTTTATCCATTACCCTTTCAGCCATATCTTTAGAAGAGTAACCTACAGCTCTGACAATCTCATCTTCTTTTACATTTATTAATGAGGCTTTCTTAACCGTTAATTCTATCAGTTTTTCAGCAGTTATTGAGATTCCGCTATCCATTTTGACCTCACTGAGGAAATTCCTATAGCTACTACCAATATTGCCAGTAGTCTTCTTAACTTTAAATAAAAGTCCGACGTGTCCAAAACTGTTGCGAAATCGTTAATATCTACCCCTAAAGACCTTAGGATTCTTTCAACTCTAACTTCTGTATCGGCGTAATTATATATAATTTCTCCATTATCTAATGATTTTTTTAAATCGATTAAGTCATCCAAAGTAACTGCAAGCTCATCTTCTGTAATCTCATCGAATACTTGTGTTAATTTCTTCTTTATCCTGCACCCAAGCATTTCAGCTAAGCCCGGATAGTATTCTATAGGAGCCATTTCAATTATCCACGCGTCAGCATATTTTCTTACAGTTTCATTAACTTCTGGTAACTCTCCTTCAATTTCTTCCACTATTGAAGCTGCAGCAACTATGTGAGCCAAAGCATGACCTACTTTTATTTCCTCAGTAGTGCTAACATTATTATTATTATAATTCGATTCAATGCTCAATTCAACCACTCAATCGTAAAATTAAGACCTTTAAGTTTAAAGTAAGGACTCATATAATACATGGAAAGTCTAGAGCTTATTATTTAAGCTTAGCATATGATTGTAAAAAGTATAAAGTGCCAAAAACTATTTTAAGTAATATGAAGGCTTTAGTCTTTGGAATAGGTGGAGGCGGAGATATTTTATCGGCATTGTTGCCTTATACGTATTACAGAAAGCTAGGATATGAAGTTAAATTGGGAGCGGTAGTATGGGAAAGATATGTTGAAGATCCTCTGCCTGGACCTATATGTAAGGAGGATTTAACTAATTTCGATGAGGTAAATGATTATGTTTACAGAGTATATCCGAATTCTTACGCAGTAAGAGGAGGAATAAAAATAGTACCGCAGTTAATGAGAGTTTTAAAGGTAGTGTCGGACTACGGTTTTGCAATATGCAACAAAGGAGGAGACGTAGGAATGACAGAAGCTTTGAATGATCTCATAGCTAAGGAGAAATTCGATCTAGTAATAGGAGTTGATGCTGGAGGAGATGTTTTAGCTAATGGCGATGAGAAGGGTTTAGGTAGCCCATTAATAGACTCAATTTCTTTAGCATCCTTAGTTTCACTCAATTCAATGTCTATTCTAGGAATTATAGGCGCAGGAAGTGATGGTGAGCTTGATCATAATTACGTATTAAAGAGGATTTCCGAGGTTGCAAAGATAGGCGGTTTACTCGATTCTAAAGGAATAGACGAGGATACAGCAAAAATTATGGAGGAGGCATTAAAAATTGTGAATACTGAGGCATCGAGAATACCTTTTGAGGCATTCCACGGCTTATACGGTGAAGTGAAAATTAGGAACGGAACCAGGAATGTTTATGTAACTCCAACGTCTTCCATCATGTTCTTCTTAGACCCTAAGAAGTTATCTCAAATTTCAGGAATTTATAAAATAGTAATAGGCTCTAAAAGTTTAGATGAGGCTAATGAACGGTTCCATAAATTTGGGATATATACTGAATACGATTTTGAAAAAGATTTATTTGAAAAATTTGGATTTAATTCTAGAAATGCAAAATATGATGATTTACAAAGGATAAGAGAAGAAGGTATTTCAAGAGTAAAATCTGGAAATGTTTTTAATTCTTAACGTTATAAAATGCATGTGAATAGTTTAGAAGAACTGATAAACGAGTACGGATTTACAGATGAGGAAATCAATTTTGCCTTAGAAAGAGCTAAGGGTATAATATTTGGCTTTGCAATGGAGTACAGAGCGAGGAAGGTTCTTGAGGAATATAATTTTACGAATATTAAATCCGTAAATCTTCCTACTCATGATATTGAAGCAGAAAAAGATGGAGAGAAATACTATGTGGAAGTGAAAGCTAGTAAGAAATCGCCCACTAAGGAATATAGCGCGTATAAAATTGCAATGATAGCACAACTTCATGGAATTCATCTAACCCTAGTTATGTTACCTTCCCCTAAACTTTACATTACTGAAGAGATTTTAAGCGAACCGAAAAGAGTACTTTTGGAATTTTTCAAAATACTGTTTAATAATGAAAGCGAAAAACTTAAGGAGTTCTTATCTAATGATAAAAACAGGAAGATAGTAGAATCTTACAGTAAAGTTATAGTTCATTACTCTCCTGAAATAAAAGACTTAACGTCACTTGAGATTATAAGACCTGTTCTTTGATAAGTAAACTAGTTCTGCTTCAGCTTTGTCCAGGTATTTATAAACAGTAGAGTGTTCTCTTCCTTCTATTAGCATTTCTATTGCCTTTCTAGCTATCTGAACTTGATCATAAATTCCTATAATTGAAACGTAATGATCTGTTATAGATATTGAAACACCAGTATATTCTTGAATTATTTTCTTCGCTTTACCGTTTTCACCTATAATTCTACCTTTTATTCTTCTTAAGGTATCTGGATTGCTTCCCAATATTTGTTTTAAATCTATAACATCAAGCATATAATCGTCTGAAAGTAATTTTAATGACTCATCTACTGAAAATCCAAGGCCTATAGCCCTTATAACTGAAATTACTTTGATTGCCTCGTAAGGATTTTGAGAGGATTCAACGTTAAAAGTTTTAGTGTTTTCATCGTAGATTATTTCGACCCCGCTAAGTTCCTTCAATTTAGGTATAAGGGATTTTACAGCATTTATTTTCTCATCTTGTACGCTAACGAACATTGCCATTCATTTAGTTATATTTAATCTCTTTAAAATATCTTCAGTAGAGTAAACTTCAATACCCTTAGATGAGAAAAACCTATTCACGTTTTCTATGTCTCTAATCAATAAATCAATTGAGCTTTCACTTTCTATCGAAATTGCTTGACTTACGTCTATAATATAAACTTTATCCCAAACCATTATATTATATTCGCTTAAATCTCCGTGAATGAGCTTTGCTTTATTAACCATTATTTCAAGCTGAGAGATTACCTCATCGTATAAGTCTTTGCTTATTTCTTCCTCTGAAAGTTCCTTCAAAAGCGGTGCTCTAAATCCATTTTCACCAATAAAATCCATAACTAGTATGTTTTCTTCGACCCAAATTGGTTTGGGAACGTTTACCCCAGCCTCATACATGATACTTAAATTTTTGAATTCTTTTCTTGCCCACGTAATTATAAGTTTTCTTGTATTTGTAGCTTTTATATCTTCAAATCTTTTATCACCAAAAGTATACTTTTGGATTGCCCTTTTTGAGGCTGAAGTTGAAATATAATATATTTTTACTGCATAATACTTACCATCGGCAGTCTTCGCAGGATAAACTTTAGCTTCTTTTCCTGAAGAAATAGCACCTAAATAATAATCAATATTTAACCTGCTTGCAATTTCCTCTAATAATAAGTAAGTTTTAGGACTTAGGGTAGAATCAACTACTTTAAAAAGATCCTCATCTTTTCTCCTTTTTTCAACTTTTTTCTTTTCAAACAATTTTATCCTCTTAATTGATCTAATACTTCTTTGTCAATTACACCTTCGTCGAGTAACTTCTTTATTTCATCGTGCATGTATTTATGCATGATATCTGCTTTATCAGGCTGAAAATCCCAAGGGGCGACTAATACAACATCCCCTTCTTTTATCCAAGTTTTCTTCCTCATTCTACCAGGTATTCTGGCAGTTCTTTGCTTACCATCAACGCAAAGAACAATTATATGTTCAGCTCCTAACATTTTCTTAACCACGCAGATTACTTCGCCCTCTGCAGGCTTCATTACTTCCCTAACCGGTACTTCCGGATCTTTTTTAGGCAACTATTTGACCACCTCTATACTATTTTCTCTCGCTCTTAAAAAATTATAGAGGTCTTAAAAGTTCAATAGCCATTGCAGTAGAACCTCCAGTACCGTGACAAATACTTGCAATTCCTCTTTCTCCTTTCATTTTAGATAAAACGTTTATTAAGGTAGTTACTATTCTTGCACCGCTTGCACCTATTGGATGACCTAAAGCTATAGCTCCGCCAAAAACGTTAAGTTTATCGTAAGGAATACCTAGATATCTATTAGCTAAAACGCTATTAACGGCAAATGCTTCATTATTCTCAAAATAATCAAACTTTGAAATATCTGTATTCAATTTCTGTAAAAGTTTCTTTACTGCAAAGATAGGTGCTTCAGTGAATTTCCAGCTCTCTATTCCTGCCCAAGAGAATCCTAGAACTTTAGCTAAAGGATCTACTCCAAACTCTTTTACTGCTTTTTCGCTCATTAAGACAAGAGCGGAAGCACCATCAGATAATTGCGAAGAATTACCAGCAGTATGAAAACCGTCTTTGCTAAAGGCAGGTCTTAGTTTAGATAATTTTTCTATAGAAGTATCTGCCCTTATTCCCTCATCTTTAGATACTAAATTTCCGTTAACCTCTACTGGGACTATTTCGCTAGCAACTAAACCCTTTTCCGTTGCTTCTGCTGCCCTCTTATGGCTTTGATAAGCTACTTCGTCTAGTTCTTGCCTAGTAAAATTATGAGCCTTAGCTACCATATCTGCTTCTTCTCCCATTAGTTTCATGTTAAACGGATCAGTTAATCCGTCCATGAGCATAGTATCCACGAAATCTAATTGCTTACCCATAAGCATTTTGACGCCCCACCTAACGTTAGACCTCACTGCGAGTGCTGCTTGGCTCATGCTTTCCATTCCTCCAGCTACTACGATATCTGCATCTCCAGTCTTTATTAGTTCAACAGCGTTAGTTATGCTCATCATTCCAGAGGAGCAAACCATATCCACAGAATATCCGTCGACCTCGTACGGAATTCCGGCTTTAACTGCTGCTTGCCTTGCTAAGTCTTGACCGAATGCGGCCCTTAATATATTACCCATAATTGCTATGTCAACCCTTTTAGGATCAACGTTAGCTCTCTTTAACGCTTCTTTTATTGCTGTAGCTCCTAAATCTACTGGGCTTATATCCTTGAATACTCCTCCAAATTTTCCTACTGGAGTTCTAACTGCCGAAGCTATGTAAACTTCTGTCATAGCATTATATCAGTATAAAACAATTTAAATTTTTTAAACAACAACTCCTTTTAGATCAAAGAATGAATAATCAATTATTTCTACGTCATACCATTTCCCAATTTCTACTCCTTCTAAAACTACCGGAATATAATTAAGCGTTCTTCCTATTATTGAATCTTTCTTACCTTCTTCAGTCGCTATTACTTTCATTCTCTTATTTAAATACTCCCTATGAATTGAGAGAGAAAGATCTTCATATAATTTATAAGCTATCTTCATTCTCTCTTTCTTTACTGCATCTGGAATCTGTCTCATTAACGCACTTCTAGTATTAGGTCTTATGGAATACATTGCTAAATGAACCCTTTCAAATTTAATTTCTTTCATAAGCTGAAGTGTATTTTGAAAAGCATTCTCATCTTCTCCAGGGTGACCCACAATAATATCAGTGGTTATATTAACGTTAGGTATCTTATTTCTAGCTTCTCTTACAAGATCCTTGTATTCATCTACTGTATACTTCCTATTCATAATCTTTAGGACATTGTTGTCTCCGCTTTGGACGGGCAAATGCAGGAATTTAAACATTTTGGGATTTTCCATTACATCAAGAATTCCATCAATATCCCTTGCAAACTGCTCCGGAGTCATCATACCAATTCTTACCATAAAATCGCCTTCTACATTTACTACTTCATTGAGTAGATCAGAAAGCTTTATTCCTCCACTAATATCTAATCCATAAGCAGCTGCATCTTGACCAGTTAATTCTATTTCAACGGCACCGTTCTTCACTGCTTCTTTTACTGCTTCTACAATATTTCTCATTGAATAACTTCTTAGTGTCCTTCTAGCTAGTTTTGTAATACAAAAACTGCAATCTCCTGCGCAACCGTCAGCAATAGGTATTATGGAAATTTTACCTTCAAAGATCCTAGGAGCTATTTCGCTTCTTTCGGCATTTATTGAAAATACTTTTTCTCCTTCAACAGCATTAACTATCTTTGTTAGGGCTTGAGGACCTATTATTGATGCGTCCGGAGCCAACGTTTTTACTATACCTGGCTCTGCACCAGAGAAACATCCTGCAACCACTAGTTTTTTGCCAAATTTCCTCAGTTCTTTTATTCTGGATTTCATTCTTTCTCCGGTTTCAAGTCTAACGTCACAAGTGTTTAGTACTATAACGTCTGCTTCTTTAGGATTCATAACAATTTCGTGATTTCTCTGCCTTAGTAAAGTCATCATTATGTATGTATCTCCTCTATTTAGCGCACAACCATAAGTTTCAAAGTATACCTTCATCTCAACACATATATAAACCTCTATTGCTTTTATAGTCTTTGTGGGAAAATGGAAGATTATGAGTATCTTTTAGATAGAGTTTACTCAAAATTACCTAAGAAGTCACAAGTAAGCGAAACACAGACGTTGCCTTCCCTTATAATTTTTAATGTAGGAAATGCTACAATTATAAGGAATTTTAGTGAATATTGTGATAGAATACGTAGGGAGGACAAACTTTGCATGAAGTACCTGCTTAAGGAATTAGCAGCTGCAGGGTCAATAAACGACTCTGGGCAACTTTACATACAAGGTAAATTCTCTTCATCGGTAATAAATACATTAATGGAGAGATTCTTAAGAACTTACGTCCAGTGCAGTACATGTAAAAGCCTAGATACTGTTCTAATTAAAGAAGGTAAAATATGGTATATACAATGCTTAGCTTGTGGTGCCAAGAATCCAGTAAAACCATTGTGAGAATATGAAAGTAATCTTAAACGTAATTAGGCAAAACGAACATGTATTTGTTAATGTTTGTGAGAAAGAACTGCTAGGAAAGGAATTTAGGAATGATAAAGTTATACTTAATGTAAATGAGGAATTTTACGGAGGAGATGAGGTTGATATGGAATACGCATTTTCCTTATTTAATGAGGCAACAGTAGTTAGTATTGTAGGAAATTTTTTAGTTGAGGAAGCAATAAGGAGAGGATACGTTCACAAGAACGCTATCCTTGAGGTTAAAGGAGTAAAGTTTGCACAAGTTTATAACTTGTGACCAAAAATGTCGAAAAAATTCTGCATAGTTTGCGGTAAGGAAGATGTAGAACTTATAGATAACATGTGTCCTTCATGTTATATTAAAACCAAGAAGTTAGTAGAATTTCCTCCAGTAATTTTAGGCAGACTATGCAAAATATGTAATGCAGAATGGATAGACGGAAAATGGATTAGATTAGCTGAAACTGAATATGATGCTGTAAGAGATTTAATCTTAAGGTATTTAGCTAAAGAAATAAAACTTGATAAAAATGTCAAGGATTATAGGATTGATGTAATTAAAAAATGGAAGGAGAGAAATGGAAGAAGCTTTACTGAAATAGTAATTGAAGGAAAAGTAGGAAGTAAGGCATTCAGATTAAAGAAGAAAGTTGAACTAAGGTTGAACTATTCCATTTGTGATGATTGCTTAAAGAGGAAATCTGGATATTATGAGGCAATAATTCAACTGAGAGGAAAAAAGGAGTTTTCTGAAGAAAAAAGAGCATTGTTTGAATCATTTTTTACAAACGAGACTGTGCACTCTATATCCGACGTGAAAATAAGTAGAGAGGGCATTGATTATTATTTCATAAATAAGACTGCAGCTAAGAGATTAATTTCTACTGTAACATCAATAGTAAGTGCAGAAATTGTAGAAAGCTATGAAAATGAAACTATAAAAAATGGTAAAAGGGAGGCTAAACTTGTCATTTCAGTAAGAATTTAAAGTTAGGAATAGACGAGGCAGGAAGGGGCTGTATAATAGGCCCTATGATTATAGCTGGAGTTATAGTAGATGAGAAAATAGAAGGAATTTTGAAAGAAATAGGCGTTAAGGATAGTAAAATGTTAAGTAGAGAAAAGAGAGAGAAACTGTTTGATTTTATTTCAGATTTTGCTGAGGCTTACATTGTAAATAAGGCATACCCTGAGGAAATAGATTCCAATAATCTTAATGATCTTACTTACATGAAAATAATTCAGATAATTTACGCCTCGTTACCTTTTCAACCAAGAGTAGTTACAATAGATAAAGTAGGTAATGAAGAAATTGTGATAGAGAAAATTAGGGAGTTAGGTTTAAAAGATAATGTGGTATATGAGGCAGATGTAAACTTCATTGAAGCGAGCGCTGCTAGCATAATAGCTAAAGTAATAAGAGATAGGATAATAGATTCCTTAAAAAAGATTTACGGAGATTTCGGTAGTGGATACCCTTCTGATCCCAAGACTAGACAATGGATCACTGAAATGTATGAAAAAGATAAAAATAATCCTCCACCTATAATAAGGAGGACGTGGAAAACTTTACTTAAGATAGCTCCCAATTACCATATTAGTAAAGGTGAACTTTATGGTTACTAATCTTCCTGCTGAGGCCAAGGCTAAATGGTTAAGAGTAATGGACGCTAAAACTCCTGAGGAAAAAATTAGAGCAATACAAGATTTTCTAAGTTATGTCCCAAAACATAAAGGCACAGAAAACTTAGTTTACTGGGCTAGGAGAAGATTAGCAGAACTTAGAGAAGAATCTGAAAGACAGAGAAAAAAGAAATCGGGTAGCTTTTCTTTCTTTGTAGAAAAAGAAGGGGCCGGTCAAATTATTGTGTTAGGAAGGGAAGAGCTGAAGAATCCGTTAGTTAGAAAAATAACTAACGTAAAACAAGATCCTAAGGATTTTCCTATACCTGCAATGACTTATTATGAAGACGTAGGTATACAATTAGTTAATCCTCCTCCAGTTATTCTTGATTCAAAACTTATTGTAAGTAAGATAATAGGATTGATAAGAAATACTGATGGTTTGTTATTTGTAGTTGAGGATAAAAATGAATTCCTTAAGTTCAAAGAATTTCTTGAAAGTAATAACATAATTCTAGGAAAGCCTAAGGGTAGAGTAATAATTGAAAGATTAAGAAGCGGGAAGGAAGGTATAAGAATAATACTTTTAGGAAAATTAGTTAACACAAACGAGAATGAAATTAGAAAATATTTACAGGATTTTGGTCTAAAGTCTGCAATCATTAAAATATTGGGAGAAGTTAGCCTTGATGATGTAGAAAAGTCAATATTCGAGACTGTTAGTTATAAGCCGGCAGTAATAGTTTCCTTGAATCCTTTTGAGTATCCTAACATACCAGTATTGACAAAAATTGAAAATATACCAAAATATTTGTTCGATACTTTAGATATAATCAGAGTTTACACTAAAGAGCTTGGAGAAGAGCCTAGTAAAGATCCCCTCATTTTAAAAAAAGGTTCCACAGTTTTGGATGTTGCTAAAAAACTTCATTCATCTTTGTATGAGAATTTCAAGTATGCAAGAATTTGGGGTAAATCAGCTAAATTTCCCGGACAAAAAGTGGGAGAAGACCATGTTTTAGAGGATAAAGATATTGTAGAAATCCATACAAAATAGGAAATATGAAAATTTAAATTCTCACATTTCAATTTATTAATATGGCGCTTAAGCTTAAAAGGGGCAATAAGAACGAAATTAAACTTTCTAAGCAATATCAGTTGCCAATCTATGCATCACTTATAAAATTAAGAATAGTTAAGTCCATGGCAAAATCCTATGAGCAAAAATTATTAATTTCAGGAAGTAGCGAAGACCCACAATTATTTGCGGCAAAAATCTTCTTCTATTTACTTTTATCTTCTATACTAACCGTAATTTTAATGGGATTCGGATTATTTATTCTTGTTAAATTTTATCTACCATTCCATTTGACGAAATATCTAGCACTATCATTTATGATGATAATTTTCGGTATCATAATTCCTCCAGTTACATATCTGGCTAACGTAGCTACTATTTCACAAAAAATAGAATCAAGAAGAATAGGAGTAGATGCGGAGCTTTCCGCTTTTACATCAGTTTTTTCAATATTTTTAAGGTCAGGTTTAACTCCAAGATTGATGTTTGATAAGCTTTCATCTTCAACAGCTTTCCACTATATAAATGGCGTAACTCTGTATGTAAGTAAAAGAATTAGATATCTAGGAGAAAGCGTGGAAGATGCCATGTATCACGCATCCCAAATATCTCCGTCAAAGCTTTTGAAAGATTTCTTTTTAGCATATATAACTGCTGTAAGAACAGGGGCTCCAGTAATTAATACAATTGAAGCAAAAGCAAAGGATATTTTAGATCAGCTTCAACTAAGAGCTGCATTAGCAGCAGATAGATTATCTGGACTTGCAGAATCTTATGTTATCTGGCTGTCTTCTGGCTACATAATGTTCTTCTTAATGATGGTTTTAGAGGCTATTTTCCCAGTAGGTGGAACATCTATGATCCCAGTATTAGGAGCGGTTGCAGTTATTCTACTTCCTTTAGTTAACATAGTATTTATATACGGAGTTGAACAAACACAATTAAGATTTCCAGAAAAGAAACTAAATTATAACCTGTTCTTAATATTTCTTGGCATAGGACTTGCCGTAATGTTCGTTTTATTAATCTTAGAAAAACAATTATTTTACTTCTTTACATTATCTGGTGAGACAGCCAATATTACTCCAACTGTAATAGATATTACAATAGGATTATTAATAGCCTCTATACCTCCTGCCGTTATTTTAACGAAAGATCTAAAAGCGGGGACCGGTTACGATCCTTACGTCGTTAGCTTCATGAGAGCGGTAGCCGAGGGCTTAAGAGCGGGCTTACCCCCTGAGACTATCATTAAGAACATTAAAGATTCTAAGGAAATGGGGAAATTTGGGAAAATTTTGAATGAAATTTACGCTTACATTACTTTAGGTTATCCACTAAAGGATGCTTTTAGAAAAGGTGCAGATAGAATAATGGATTTCACTTCCAAGATATCATTAGTTTCACTAGCAGATATGATGGAAATCGGAAGTATGACTCCAGATACTGTAGAAAGTATAGCAAGACAAATAGAATCTCAAATAAAGATTAAGAGAGATTATGAAAGCAAAGTAAAGATTCTGTTAGTTACTCCGTATATGGGAGTTATATTATCCCTTATAGCTTCAGTACTTTTAGGCTCAGCAATTCTAAGCCTTTTAGTGGGTCAAAAAATTACTTATGCCGTAGGGCCATTAATTGAAGCTTCAGTACTACTACCTAGAGCAATATACATAACTGCAATTT
This genomic interval from Acidianus sp. HS-5 contains the following:
- a CDS encoding TGS domain-containing protein; translation: MVTNLPAEAKAKWLRVMDAKTPEEKIRAIQDFLSYVPKHKGTENLVYWARRRLAELREESERQRKKKSGSFSFFVEKEGAGQIIVLGREELKNPLVRKITNVKQDPKDFPIPAMTYYEDVGIQLVNPPPVILDSKLIVSKIIGLIRNTDGLLFVVEDKNEFLKFKEFLESNNIILGKPKGRVIIERLRSGKEGIRIILLGKLVNTNENEIRKYLQDFGLKSAIIKILGEVSLDDVEKSIFETVSYKPAVIVSLNPFEYPNIPVLTKIENIPKYLFDTLDIIRVYTKELGEEPSKDPLILKKGSTVLDVAKKLHSSLYENFKYARIWGKSAKFPGQKVGEDHVLEDKDIVEIHTK
- a CDS encoding type II secretion system F family protein — encoded protein: MALKLKRGNKNEIKLSKQYQLPIYASLIKLRIVKSMAKSYEQKLLISGSSEDPQLFAAKIFFYLLLSSILTVILMGFGLFILVKFYLPFHLTKYLALSFMMIIFGIIIPPVTYLANVATISQKIESRRIGVDAELSAFTSVFSIFLRSGLTPRLMFDKLSSSTAFHYINGVTLYVSKRIRYLGESVEDAMYHASQISPSKLLKDFFLAYITAVRTGAPVINTIEAKAKDILDQLQLRAALAADRLSGLAESYVIWLSSGYIMFFLMMVLEAIFPVGGTSMIPVLGAVAVILLPLVNIVFIYGVEQTQLRFPEKKLNYNLFLIFLGIGLAVMFVLLILEKQLFYFFTLSGETANITPTVIDITIGLLIASIPPAVILTKDLKAGTGYDPYVVSFMRAVAEGLRAGLPPETIIKNIKDSKEMGKFGKILNEIYAYITLGYPLKDAFRKGADRIMDFTSKISLVSLADMMEIGSMTPDTVESIARQIESQIKIKRDYESKVKILLVTPYMGVILSLIASVLLGSAILSLLVGQKITYAVGPLIEASVLLPRAIYITAISSLFNSFMAGLLVGKLGTGKIATGLVHSAILVIITAAMLLILLHVHLAFYSPSSTTI
- the rnhB gene encoding ribonuclease HII — translated: MDEAGRGCIIGPMIIAGVIVDEKIEGILKEIGVKDSKMLSREKREKLFDFISDFAEAYIVNKAYPEEIDSNNLNDLTYMKIIQIIYASLPFQPRVVTIDKVGNEEIVIEKIRELGLKDNVVYEADVNFIEASAASIIAKVIRDRIIDSLKKIYGDFGSGYPSDPKTRQWITEMYEKDKNNPPPIIRRTWKTLLKIAPNYHISKGELYGY